In a single window of the Bradyrhizobium erythrophlei genome:
- a CDS encoding RidA family protein: protein MISRFPGLTPTRSRAVVHDGLVFTVAVAPDPVTSSMYEQTAKALARIDESLALCGSDKSRILSAIVYVTDIKRKDEMNRAWDEWVDASNPPMRACIGVDLEPPHIVEIVVTAAQ, encoded by the coding sequence GTGATCAGCCGCTTTCCCGGACTTACGCCGACCCGCAGCCGCGCGGTCGTTCACGACGGCCTTGTGTTCACAGTGGCGGTCGCGCCCGATCCGGTTACCTCCTCGATGTACGAGCAGACCGCAAAGGCTCTCGCCCGCATCGACGAAAGCCTCGCGCTGTGCGGCTCGGACAAGAGCAGGATCCTCTCGGCCATCGTCTACGTCACCGACATCAAGCGGAAAGACGAGATGAACCGCGCCTGGGATGAATGGGTCGATGCCAGCAATCCGCCGATGCGGGCCTGCATCGGCGTCGATCTTGAACCGCCGCATATTGTGGAGATCGTGGTGACGGCTGCGCAGTGA
- a CDS encoding N-acyl homoserine lactonase family protein, with the protein MGNAYEIYALRYATMSPRTPHLNYLVPDPHETTGADLDYFVWLIRGGGREILVDTGFNAAEAQLRNRKLTLNPVEALARFGVRADDLKDVVVTHLHYDHAGNLDLFPNARFHLQDREMSFATGRCMCFGALRHPFSVEHVTLMVRHVFSERVTFHSGDGEVAPGVTLHRVGGHSDGLQVVRVETARGPVVLASDAAHYYGNLHRRSPFPIVYNIGDMCVGWETVERLAGHPDRIIPGHDPVVSEIYPRASDKVDAFALHLPPSRSFAGKP; encoded by the coding sequence ATGGGAAACGCCTACGAAATCTACGCGCTGCGCTATGCGACGATGTCGCCGCGCACACCCCACCTCAACTATCTCGTGCCGGATCCGCATGAGACCACCGGTGCGGACCTCGACTATTTCGTCTGGCTGATCAGAGGCGGCGGCCGCGAGATTCTGGTCGATACCGGCTTCAACGCCGCCGAGGCACAGTTGCGAAATCGCAAGCTCACGCTCAATCCGGTTGAGGCGCTGGCGCGGTTTGGGGTTAGGGCCGACGACCTCAAGGACGTCGTCGTCACCCATCTGCATTACGACCACGCCGGCAATCTCGATCTGTTTCCGAACGCGCGATTTCATCTGCAGGACCGCGAGATGAGCTTTGCGACCGGGCGCTGCATGTGCTTCGGGGCGCTGCGCCATCCGTTTTCGGTCGAGCATGTGACGCTGATGGTCCGCCATGTCTTCAGCGAGCGCGTCACGTTTCACTCGGGGGATGGCGAAGTCGCGCCCGGCGTGACGCTGCATCGGGTCGGTGGCCATTCCGACGGCCTGCAGGTGGTGCGGGTCGAGACCGCGCGCGGGCCGGTGGTGCTGGCATCCGATGCCGCGCATTACTACGGCAATCTGCACCGTCGCAGTCCGTTTCCGATCGTCTACAACATCGGCGACATGTGCGTGGGCTGGGAAACCGTCGAGCGGCTCGCAGGCCACCCCGACCGCATCATCCCCGGTCACGATCCTGTTGTCAGCGAGATCTATCCGCGCGCCAGCGACAAGGTCGATGCCTTTGCCCTGCATTTGCCGCCGTCGCGCTCGTTCGCGGGCAAGCCGTGA